Part of the Paenibacillus terrae HPL-003 genome is shown below.
CACCAGCATCCTTACAATCGTAAGCACAGCACAGCACGGCTTCCCGGCTTTTTGGAAGCCGCGCTTTATTGTTACCGATTAGTCCTGTCTACCAATAGTCCAAATACATATATTGTAGCGTGTCTAATAATATTTGTGGTTATCGTGTGCTAAATGCGTAGAGACTTTTTCTCACAAATACTAAATCGATTGTTATAAAATTACTAACTAGAGGGGGATTTTTATGCCACGAGCTTCAGTTATACTGCCAGTTTATAATAATGCGGCATTTGTTTTGGAGGCAGTACACAGTATTTTAGCTCAAACCTATTCGGATTTTGAATTAATTCTGATTGATGATGGTTCCACAGATGGATCTGCTCATCTTATTTCACAAATAACGGATCCTAGGGTAATTAAGATCTTCCATAGTCCAAATAGAGGGTTGGTAGCCACACTAAACGAAGGTTTAAATATGGCAACAGGCGACTACATCGTTCGAATGGATAGTGATGATATTTCTACGCCAGATCGGCTAGCTGTGCAAATATCATTCATGGATCAAAACCCCTCGATTGATCTATGCGGTGGTGCTTATACTACTTCAATAGGAGGAGTGACTAGATTTAATCCAGCCAGTCATGAAGAAATTAGAACATGGTTGCTTTTTCATTGCTGCATCTGCCATCCTGCCATAATAATACGCAATAGCATGATTCATCGGCTAGGCGTTCAGTATGATAGTAATTATCCCCATGCCGAAGACTATGAGTTGTGGAACCGATTAGCGTCTCAAATACAAATGGTTAACCTTCCTATAAATTTATTGTATTATCGTCAACATAAAGGACAAGTGTCCATTCAGCACAGGGCAATACAAGACGTTACCGCTCGGAGAATTCGACAAAGACAGTTTAGCCAGATGGGCTTGGAATTATCAGATGAAGAAAATCAGATTATGGTGGATATTCTTCAGTATAATGTGAATGCAAATGATTACAATAGTTACGTTAGAGCTTTGGGATTTGTGAATTGGGTGCTGGATCAAAACCGCAAGTATTCGGTTTACAATCAGGAACTATTAAACATGGCTTTTTCACGGTGCATATCCAAGATTCCATATTCAATAACATAGGTACTAGCAGAATCCGAAAGCATCGGTGATTAAAGATTAAAACAGCCCGAAAGTATGAAATGAACCATCCTTACAAACGCAAGCACAGCGCGGCTTCCAAGCTTTTTGGAGGCTGTGATTTTTTAGAAGACCTTTAGTATTATAAAGTGAGCAGATGTAAAAACGGACTCCACTGGCATGTAGCCGGATAGAGTCCTTCTTGTTGTCTATTTCGTTGAATACTCGCTTACTTCAAACGTGAGTATTTTGTTAAAGATGACGTATTCCTTGCGATTGCTGAAAGGACCTTTGTTGTTATTGTGCTTGTCAATGGCAAAGAAAGAAGCGCCTCTGCCAGCATCTTTTGCGTCATACCAAGCGATGAAGGCATTCAGTTCTTTTTTACTCAGATCGAATTCCTTATCAAAACCATTGTCCATAGTTACAGTCAGAATAGCGCGGTCACCAGTTGGTTGCGAGGACCCATCTGTATCCGACGAACCAGGTGTTGTAGACGAACCAGGCGTAGTAGATGAACCAGGTGTTGTAGATGGATCAGGTGTTGTAGATGGATCAGGTGTTGTAGATGGATCGGGTGTTGTAGACGGATCAGGCGTTGTAGATGTACCCGAATCTTGATAAGGTAGAAATCCTTTAGGAATAGGATATTTAAAATCTCTTGCTCCAAAATTAGCTTCAAAACCTATTTTCTGAGAAGTTCCGCTTACAATCACAGGGAAAATCCGGGATCCCTCTAGTTCAGATGGTTTAATGGAATTTGCTCCGAGGAAAACCCCATTCTTGTACCAAACAATTTTATCGTTATCTAAGTCTAATGCAACGCCGATAACGTCATTAAGTCCAAAATGAATATTGTAACCTATCCTTACTAGTGATGTAATGTTATTGAAAATTTCACCAGTATTTCCGTAAATCCCTTGATACTGTCGGTCTGATTCCCCTGTTATTCCTACGATTGAAGCAGTATTGCTGAGCTTTACTTCCCAATACCATTTCCCGCTTGTTTTCCCTACTGTCGCTCTGTCGCTTGTTCCTGATCCATCAAGAGTAGTTGTTACAGAACCGTTTTTCCAAGTTACGTTTGTAGTCTCAGCTTTTGTTACTGTAGGGAACAATGAGAACACCGAAGCTCCAATGAGCAGGGCTAGCATCATTGTTCCTAGTTTTTTGAATATAATATTTTTCATGACTTCCTCCTGAAATATATGTAATAACAAGTGAATTATAGAACTGGATAGGGAGAAT
Proteins encoded:
- a CDS encoding SPRY domain-containing protein, with amino-acid sequence MKNIIFKKLGTMMLALLIGASVFSLFPTVTKAETTNVTWKNGSVTTTLDGSGTSDRATVGKTSGKWYWEVKLSNTASIVGITGESDRQYQGIYGNTGEIFNNITSLVRIGYNIHFGLNDVIGVALDLDNDKIVWYKNGVFLGANSIKPSELEGSRIFPVIVSGTSQKIGFEANFGARDFKYPIPKGFLPYQDSGTSTTPDPSTTPDPSTTPDPSTTPDPSTTPGSSTTPGSSTTPGSSDTDGSSQPTGDRAILTVTMDNGFDKEFDLSKKELNAFIAWYDAKDAGRGASFFAIDKHNNNKGPFSNRKEYVIFNKILTFEVSEYSTK
- a CDS encoding glycosyltransferase family 2 protein, producing the protein MPRASVILPVYNNAAFVLEAVHSILAQTYSDFELILIDDGSTDGSAHLISQITDPRVIKIFHSPNRGLVATLNEGLNMATGDYIVRMDSDDISTPDRLAVQISFMDQNPSIDLCGGAYTTSIGGVTRFNPASHEEIRTWLLFHCCICHPAIIIRNSMIHRLGVQYDSNYPHAEDYELWNRLASQIQMVNLPINLLYYRQHKGQVSIQHRAIQDVTARRIRQRQFSQMGLELSDEENQIMVDILQYNVNANDYNSYVRALGFVNWVLDQNRKYSVYNQELLNMAFSRCISKIPYSIT